The DNA region CAAGAATTACTCTCTTCGCCCTTGCGCACTCCTCGGGCGCTCCTCAATAGGTCGAGGCGTGCCTTGTTCTCGTACGGTGCTATGAAGCGAGCACGGCCTTCCGCTGGGATTGGACACGGGTGCTTTGCCGCCAGCGTCTCGTAGACCACGACTCGGTCACCAAGCTTGTTGCAGATGTATTCAGGGCATTCAGAACAGTTGCCTATGCCTCTTTGGATCACGCATGGCCGCACCGGGCAGGCATTGTCAATCAGGCGAGGATTGTCGGCCATGCATCCGTCGCAGAGGATTTGCTCGGCCGGTATCCGGAACCCGAAGTACTTGTGCCAGCCGTCGCTAAGGACCTGCTGATTGGCAGGGTTCGCTTCGACGTTGGGCCGGTAGGCGAGGCACAGATCGCACCGATAGCCACATCGGCTGAGAATTTGCTCCATGCTTCCCTCCATCTCCAAGAGTTCGCCTAACGCTTGAGCTCAGCGGCGGCGCGCTTTTTGCGCCGGCCGCTGAAGCGAATAGTTAGGGTCAGTCTGTACGGAATCCGATCCGTTGTGTCTTCGGCGGCAGCTTTGGATCCATCAGTTGCTTGATCGCTTCGATCAAGACCATTATCTGCTCGTCATGGTTGCCAAACTTTCTCTCCAGTTCGGCGATCTTTCTCGCAAGTTCTTTGTATCCGGAGATCATTTCTCGAAGCCGGACAAAGGCTCTGACGATGAATACGCTGACTTCGATCGCCTTGGCCGAATTCAGCACACTCGCTACCATGATTGCACCGTGTTCTGTGAAGGCGCAAGGATTGACCGGCGAAAACTTCAGGTTCTGAAGGTGGTCACAGTTTGTTACCACCTCCTGCTTCTCCTTCTTGGTGAGGCGGAACATAAAATCGGGAGGGAAGCGGTCAGCATTTCGGCGAATGGCTTGATTGAGGGCTTTGGTGGTAACAGAGTAAGCTTCTGCAAGATCGCTATCTATGATCACCTTCTCCCCGCGAATCAGCAGGATTCGTTGCTGGATCTTGCCGATTTTGACCAACGCTTGCGCTTTCGACATTCTGTCTCCCTAAGCACCACCGAAGTGGTCGCAGATTGTGACCACCTTGTCAATCCTTCTTCGGACCATAACGTTGGCGCTCAGCGGCGGCCGGCGAAAGCCGAGATGCAGCCGGTGAACCGCGGCGGTTACCGGGGACCCAGATTCCCGGCCGTCCGCTGGAGCGCTTTGTTAGATGCTGCTCTTTTTCGGAGCAGCATCAGTCGTTCATTGCGATCGACAACACCGGCACCCTCGTCGATTTACGCTGGCGTCTCGGGCCAGCTTGCCAATCTCTGGCTCCAAGAAAATCTGAGCAGTGGCACCATTATACTTCACTGCACACAGCTGGCCCGAGCGCCATCTCTGAGGTATGGCACGCAGCGAAGATATCCAACCCCACCAGGGACGCCATTAAGCAGGGGAACGCTGCCTTGGCCCTCAGTTTCTTGAAGCCGCTTTCAGCTTTTCAAGCATCTAACGTTGAAGTTGAGCCGCAGACCGAAGCATGCCGAGGGCTGTCGGCTCGAACGACAGGTTAGGCGTCGGCGTTTGGTTTTCAGGCATGGAGCTCACTGCCCCGGAGGTGGCTGCCAAAGTTCGACCTTGTTCCCCTCAGGATCCATGACCCAACCGAACTTTCCGTACTCGGAGTCGTCCGTCTTGTCCAGGACATTGCATCCTTCGTCCCGAAGCGACTGAAGCACAGCGTCCAAGTCTTCGACGCGATAGTTGACCATGAAGGTCGACTTGCTTGGTGCGAAGTGCTCACCATCGGCGGCACCGATGGACCACACGGTCGTTCCCTTTGTCGGATTGCCCGCTGCATCGGTCCAGGTGAACGCGGTGCCTCCCCATTCCTGGACGTCAATGCCCAGGTGCTGCTTGTACCAAGCTCGCAGTTCGACAGGGTCGTTCGCGTTGAAGAAGATTCCTCCGATACCTGTGACTCTCTTCATTTGAGCCTCCTAAGTGCGGTCAAGTTAAAGCGTACTGCGTTTGCGACGCCTAACGTTTGAGCTTAGCGGCGGCGCGCTCTTTGCGCCGGCCGCTGGAGCGAATAGTTAGCCAGCCTCAGTCTTCCGTGCGCGCACAGGCCACCGGAGCAGCATGCTCTGGAGTGCCGCTGCCGCCGAAGAGAAATCATTTAGCTGAAATGGAAACGACAGCGCGAATCCCTCACCGTACCTTTGGTCCTCAGTCGCCCAAGGAGGAGAAGATTCCTGGGAGAAGGAAACCAAGAGAACGTCGCCGTCTCGCCTTTCAACGAGTTCGAAACGAAGATTCGGCTCAGTGAATCCAAGCTCTCGCTCAGGCCCACCGACCGGAACGTCGCGTAACCAGGTAGCAAGGGTTTGGACCTCGAAAGTACAGAGGCAGGGGTCGTTGAAGCTCCAGCGGCCTTGAGCACACGACACTTCTCCCGAGATGATCAACCATTCGGAATCCCATTCGTCGTCCTTGATCTCCGGGAATTGATACCCGAGCACCTCGAGTCGGAGTTCCTCCCCTTCGTTGCCAATTAGTCGCATTATCATCCTTGTGCCCGGCTAACGCTACGGCTAAGCTGCCGGGGCCGCCTGCAAGGACGTTGAAGCCTGGAAAACCAGGATGGCGGCCCCGGTCAGCTTCAGCCGTTGGTTAGCCGGTCCCTCCGATGAGCAAGGTTCGAATCCACTCACTCGTCACCGCCTCACTCACCTGTTTTCCACGCCCGTCTTTGTCGGTCGGGCTTGCGCCGCGTTCCAGCAGGAGCCTGATGATGCCCGTCTGCTGCTGGCGTGCGTGCTCAGAACCGCTCCCTCCTCGCCCAGTGGTTTGAACGGCAAGGTGCAGGGGCGTGGAGCCGAACTTGTTTGACGCCCTCGGGTTGGCGCCGCCATCCAACAGAGCCCGGACTGCTGGCAACGACCGTGTTCGCACCGCTCGGTGCAGGGGCGCCACGCCGCTCTTGTCCAAGGCATTGGGGTCTGCGCCAACCGACAAGAGGTACTCGATCGTCTCCGCCTGTGCCGTCGGTTCCCAGTGGTTGGCGTCCGCCGCGTAGTGAAGGGGTTGGGCGCCGCGGCGATTCTTTGCGTGGCAATCCGCCCCGTGTGCGACGAGAAGCATTGCGATCGGACGCCGAAACGCGGCGGCAGCCATATGGAGAGCCGTGTCGCCGGCGTAAAGGTAGTGGGCGATTTCGGTGAAAAAGAAGTCTGGTGCGCCATGGCGAGCAGCGCCAACCTCAGCCGGCGCTGTAGCAAGAGTGGGACTGGCCGCCAGTCGGCGGGACACCTCGTCGATCTCGCCGTTCACGACATGTCGAACGAACTCAAGAAACACCGACTTCACCTTTGGCATCGGTTTCTCTTCCGGCTAACGATTAAGCTGAGCGGCGGGCCGCCGCCTTTGCGGCGCGTCCGCTCGAGCGCGTGGTTAGCCGTCCTTCTTCCTTGACGAGCCGAACCTCTACCTTGTATCCCAGAGCCTTTGCATACTTTTGCAGGGTGGCGATAGACGGGGAGTGTTTGGGTTCAGCGGATTCCAACCGGGCGATGGCCGATTGGGTGGTTCCCACCCGAGCCGCGACCTCCGCCTGGGTAAGACCGGACTCAGTCCTCGCCTTCAACACCTCGTCGAGAAAGGCAAATTCCTCCGCCAATTCGTCGTACGCCCTTTTCACATCGGTGCGCGCGAGGGCGCGTGTCTTGAACTGCTTGAGATTACTAACCATGTTTCACTTCCTTCATTCGCTGCCGCGCAATGTCGAGCTCCTTGGCAGGTGTCTTCTCGGTCTTTTTCACGAACTGGTGAAGAAAGACGATGCGGTTGTCAACTACGGTGCAATAGAACACCCGCGCAATTCCCTCTGCGGCCTTGACCCGAAGTTCGAAAAGCCCGCACCCAATGCTCGGGTATGGGGCATGCCCAGATCCGGGCCGAACGCCTCCATTCTCTCCGCATACCGAAGAAATCGAGCGAGGAAGCCGGCCGGGAAAGCGAGGATCTCGCTCTCGAGGCGCTTGTTGTAGAAGGTGACGGTCCATGTCATTGGCACAGTATAGCATATTCGCTATATTCCACCAGCCTTCCCAGGACGACTAACGCTCAGCATCAGCCGCGGCGCGCGGTTTGCGCCGGCGGCTGCATGCCGTTGTTAGGCGATCGTTTATCCCAGACCTCCGCAAGAGTGTCCCGAAACAGGCCGTTGAGCTGATCCAATGGCGGAGCGGCGCTCGGGCTGTCAACAGCCGCGCTCTCGAATCGGTCCATCTCAATTTCGATGAAGCGACTAATTGCTGGAATCCTGGGACCGCGGTCGAGCTCGGCACCTGCCTTCTTTGCCTCGAGAAGCCGATGGATTTCTTCGCGAAGATCCAAATCAGTTATAGTGGCTTCCACAAGTCGACTGAATTCGATCGGTACGGGTCCTAAGTTTTTCTCAATCCACAGCATCGCAAGCAGGGGGCGGAGCACGTAAAAATGTTTCTTCTGCCAGACGAAATCACCAAGTAGATACTCTCTAACGTTGCCTCGTGCCATATGGAGGTAATGGAAGAAGCAAGCCCTTGGCAAATAAAAAGCAGGGAGCAGTGCCCTGAGCCGCTCCGCGAACGAAAATTGCTCGCGGTACACAATGGGACACTGGAGCCATTCCAATAGTGGTGGATTGGATTTGCGGAAAAGCTTTAGTGCTTTACGGATGTCCCAGCCGCTCAGATCAAGCGAATCTCTAATTGGTTGTTCAATTACATCGCGGAGCTCATCGAGTTCGATTGACAGATACCAATCACTGCGGTGCAGGTAGATAAAGGGGACATCATAGTCGCTATCGACGGAAGGAAAGCCCCAGGCGCGACTTCCGGACTCAACTGCGAGCAGGATAATAATATCCTCTGACTGCTCCAAAAACGTCAGTCCTGATTGGATCCTAGATGAGATTGAGTCTGCCATTCTAAGTCTCCGCCATGCTGTTCGCCTAACGCCGGCGCTCAGCGGCCCGCGTTTTTTGCGGGTCCGCTGGAGCGCATAGTTTAGGTTCCGATGATTTCGTTAAGACCCTCAACAACCTGGGCAACCTCTTCCGGCGTGGCTCTGGCAATCCGAGAACCGATACGCTCGATGGAGAGTGTGCGAATTTGACTGATCTTGACCCAGGATCTCTTGGGAAGCTCCGGGGCGTGGAGCTCAAAAGCTAGAGGGAAGGCAGCACGCTGTGGCTGACTTGTCAGCGCGGCCGCGATCACAGTCCCGGAGCGTTCATTGAACACGTCATGGCTGAGAATAAGTACTGGCCGGTTGCCCGCTTGCTCTCTGCCTCGCACCGGGTTGAGATCAGCCCAGCGGATTTCGCCTCTTAGTATTCGGGCCATTCCGACAGG from Terriglobia bacterium includes:
- a CDS encoding DUF3795 domain-containing protein is translated as MEQILSRCGYRCDLCLAYRPNVEANPANQQVLSDGWHKYFGFRIPAEQILCDGCMADNPRLIDNACPVRPCVIQRGIGNCSECPEYICNKLGDRVVVYETLAAKHPCPIPAEGRARFIAPYENKARLDLLRSARGVRKGEESNS
- a CDS encoding ORF6N domain-containing protein, with translation MSKAQALVKIGKIQQRILLIRGEKVIIDSDLAEAYSVTTKALNQAIRRNADRFPPDFMFRLTKKEKQEVVTNCDHLQNLKFSPVNPCAFTEHGAIMVASVLNSAKAIEVSVFIVRAFVRLREMISGYKELARKIAELERKFGNHDEQIMVLIEAIKQLMDPKLPPKTQRIGFRTD
- a CDS encoding VOC family protein, which translates into the protein MKRVTGIGGIFFNANDPVELRAWYKQHLGIDVQEWGGTAFTWTDAAGNPTKGTTVWSIGAADGEHFAPSKSTFMVNYRVEDLDAVLQSLRDEGCNVLDKTDDSEYGKFGWVMDPEGNKVELWQPPPGQ
- a CDS encoding ankyrin repeat domain-containing protein, translated to MPKVKSVFLEFVRHVVNGEIDEVSRRLAASPTLATAPAEVGAARHGAPDFFFTEIAHYLYAGDTALHMAAAAFRRPIAMLLVAHGADCHAKNRRGAQPLHYAADANHWEPTAQAETIEYLLSVGADPNALDKSGVAPLHRAVRTRSLPAVRALLDGGANPRASNKFGSTPLHLAVQTTGRGGSGSEHARQQQTGIIRLLLERGASPTDKDGRGKQVSEAVTSEWIRTLLIGGTG
- a CDS encoding helix-turn-helix domain-containing protein; protein product: MVSNLKQFKTRALARTDVKRAYDELAEEFAFLDEVLKARTESGLTQAEVAARVGTTQSAIARLESAEPKHSPSIATLQKYAKALGYKVEVRLVKEEGRLTTRSSGRAAKAAARRSA
- a CDS encoding type II toxin-antitoxin system RelE/ParE family toxin, which gives rise to MDRHLLQQAPRERDPRFPGRLPRSISSVCGENGGVRPGSGHAPYPSIGCGLFELRVKAAEGIARVFYCTVVDNRIVFLHQFVKKTEKTPAKELDIARQRMKEVKHG
- a CDS encoding nucleotidyltransferase domain-containing protein encodes the protein MADSISSRIQSGLTFLEQSEDIIILLAVESGSRAWGFPSVDSDYDVPFIYLHRSDWYLSIELDELRDVIEQPIRDSLDLSGWDIRKALKLFRKSNPPLLEWLQCPIVYREQFSFAERLRALLPAFYLPRACFFHYLHMARGNVREYLLGDFVWQKKHFYVLRPLLAMLWIEKNLGPVPIEFSRLVEATITDLDLREEIHRLLEAKKAGAELDRGPRIPAISRFIEIEMDRFESAAVDSPSAAPPLDQLNGLFRDTLAEVWDKRSPNNGMQPPAQTARRG
- a CDS encoding type II toxin-antitoxin system PemK/MazF family toxin; amino-acid sequence: MARILRGEIRWADLNPVRGREQAGNRPVLILSHDVFNERSGTVIAAALTSQPQRAAFPLAFELHAPELPKRSWVKISQIRTLSIERIGSRIARATPEEVAQVVEGLNEIIGT